In Polyangiaceae bacterium, the genomic window GAGGGCTCGTGTACGCCGAGGAAGATCACCAGGGGCAGCACCAGGCTCGGCGTCGCTCCGTTGATGTCGAGCCAGCCGAGCAGGCGGTACATGTTCGCCTGGATCAGGATCAGGACGATGCCTATGGCGAGGAAGGCGGCGTTGCGCATGGCCGCATCAGAGCTTGGCCCTCGGGCGGCGCTGAGCTCCGCCGCCCTTGGCCTCGCAGTCCTTCGAGTCGGAGAGCACGACCAGCACCTCTTCGAGGCGCGAGAAGTCGACCGTCGGTTCGGCCTCCACCGTCTGGTACATGCCGAAATCGCGCTTGATGACCTTGTTGACCCGCGCCACGGGCACGCCCTTCGGGAATCGACAGCCGACACCGCTGGTCAAGAGCACGTCGCCCACGTCGACCTCGTCGCTGCGCTGCACGTATTCGACGCGGACGCCGTAGCGACTTCGATCCCCGACCCCGCGCACGAAACCCCGGGCGCCGGTCCGCTCCACGACGACGTCGACGCCGAACCCGGCGTCGACGGTCAGCTCCACGTCCACCTTGTCACCGGCGACCCGGAGCACGGTGCCGACCGTACCGTCGAACGACAGCACGGGCATGCCCGGCTTGACCTGGACGCCCGGGTTGTCCAGCGTGACGTGCGCGACGCGGAAGAACTCCGTGGTGTCCTTGCCGATGACCACGGCGCTGACGGTCTCGGCGCTGATGGTCTCGCGCAGGTTGAGCAGCCGGCGCATCCGGACGTTCTCCGCCTCGGCGCTCTTGAGCTCGCGGACTTCGGCCCTGAGGCGCGCGTTCTCGTAGGCGAGCTTGTCGTTGTCCTTCTTGACGTCGACCAGGTAGACGTAGTCCCCGAACAGCGACGAGATGCCGCGCGCGAGCGCCGCCGAGACGTACTCGAGGGGCGCCGCCACGCGCATGATGGTGCGGTCCACGACGCTCATCTCCTCGGGCCGCCGGATGCTGGCGCGGAGAAAGAAGAACGGCACCGCCAAGAGCAGCACCACGATGATGATGTCGCGGTAGCGGCGGAACGAGCTCACGCGGGACTCCTCACCTCTTTGGGGCGGGACCGATCGGTCAACCGATGGTCACTTCTTTCAAGAGCTCGATGTGGTCGAGGGTCTTGCCGCTCCCGAGCACGACGGCGCTGATGGGGTCGTCGGCCACCATCACGGGCAGTCCGGTCTCGTCCCTGAGCAGGACGTCGATGTTCTTGAGCAGGGCGCCGCCGCCGGTCAAGACGACGCCTTTGTCCACGATGTCCGCGGCGAGCTCGGGCGGGGTGCGCTCGAGGGCGACCAGCACCGCCTCGACGATGGCGTTGATGGGCTCGGCGAGCGCCTCGCGGATTTCGTCGGAGTTCACCACCACGGTCTTGGGGATGCCCGCGACCATGTCGCGACCTTTCACTTCCATGGTGAGCTGCTGATCGAGCGGATAGGCGTTCCCGATCGTGATCTTGATGCGCTCGGCGGACTGCTCGCCGATGGCCAGGTTGTACTTGCGCTTCATGTACGCGACGATGGCCTCGTCCATCTTGTCGCCACCCACTCGCACGCTCTGCGAGTAGACGATACCGGCGAGGGAGATGACCGCGACCTCGGTGGTGCCGCCGCCGATGTCCACCACCATGTTGCCGCTCGGCTCCGTGATCGGGAGCCCGGCGCCGATGGCCGCCGCCATCGGCTCCTCGATCAGGTAGACCTCGCGGGCGCCGGCGCTCTCGGCGCTCTCCTTGACGGCCCGCTTCTCGACCTCCGTGATGCCGAACGGCACACAGATGATGATGCGCGGCTTGACCAGCGTGCGCCGGTTGTGGGCGCGGGCGATGAAATACCTGAGCATCGCCTCGGTGATCTCGAAGTCCGCGATCACGCCGTCCCGGAGCGGACGGATGGCCTGGATGTTCCCCGGGGTCCGGCCGAGCATCTCCTTGGCCTCTCGGCCGACCGCGAGCACCTTCTTGTCGCCGCGGGCGTCCCGTTGCACGGCCACCACGCTGGGCTCGCAGCTGACGATGCCCTTGCCCTTGACGTAGATGAGCGTCGTCGCCGTCCCCAGATCGATGGCGAGGTCGTTCGAGAACAGGCCGTAGAGCCAGTCGAAAATCATCGGTCACTCTCGGGCGGACGCGGATGGGACCATCCCAACCGGACCTCCCAACTCGAGGGGAAACGGGCCAGCGGTCGTAGCACGGCCCGCGCCGCGCAGGCAATCCGGCCAGGATTGCCGCAGCGGCCCGCGGACCGGTCAGGGATTGGGCCGAGATTTGGCGTTTTGGGAGGCCTAGTCCTCGTCCCAGTCTTTCCAGCTCTTGTTGTCCCGACCCTTCTTGGCGCCGCCCTGGTCGAGCTTGCCCTTCTTCTTCTTCTTCTTGTCCCAGTCCGCGCCAGGGCCCGGACCGCCGCCCGGTCCCGCCCGCCGCTCGCCGCCGCCGCCGCGGCCACCCATGTCCGGCGGAGGGCCCGGCGCAAAGTCCGGGTAACCACCACCGCCACTCGGCGGTCCACTCCGCGGCGGACCGCCATATCCGCCGCCGCCGCCGAAGCTCGGCCGGTCACCGCCGGAGCCCGGAGCGCCGCGCGGATGCGCGATGTTCACCATCAGTGCCCGGCCCTTCATCTCCACACCACGCAAGGCGGCGATGGCGGCGTTGGCTGCCTCGGCGCTGCCCATGGTGACGAAGCCGAAGCCGCGCATGCGTCCGTCGGGCCCGACAGGGAGGTGGATGCGGACGACCGGCGTCACGCCGTGCTCGTTGAACACCGCCTCGAGATCGGACTGCGCAGCGTCGTACGGGAGATTTCCTACGTAGAGCGTGCGATCGCCGGTGTTTCCACTGACGGGTCCCGCGCTCTCGCCACGCGCGCCGGGGCGCGGCGGCTCGGACTGGAAAGGGCGTACGGAGATCGAGCGGCCTGCTTGCAGCGATCCATCGAGCTGGTCGCGGGCAGCGGCTGCCTGATCGGAAGTTGCGAGGGTGACGAAGCCGAAGCCGCGCGGGCGGCCGGTGTCACGGTGCTTTGGCAGAGTCACGTTGACGACCGTTCCACCGGTCGCCTCGAACAGCTGCCGCAGCACGTCCTCGGTCATGGAATCCGGCAAGCCCGCAATAAAGAGCTTGCGCTCATCCTCGGTCGACATGCTTCGCGATCCTCGTTCTGCCCTTTCTAGGAATTCCCCGCCGAACGGACGCCGTTCGACGAGCTGCCACAAGATATCGTCCGACCCACCCCGGTTCAAGTCGCGACTGTCCGCCCTTTCCCGGCGACCGGTCAGGGCTCCGAGGGAGCACCCCCGCAGAAGGCCCACACCGCGGGCTCCGGCTGGGTAAGATGCGCGGCAGCCCCTTGAAGCTCCGAATCCTCGTCAACCCGAAGGCGGGCGCCGGTGTCGCGGCCCGCAAGATCCCGGAGATTTCCCGCGCGCTCGAGCGCGCCGAGCTGCCGCACGACGTCGGGGAAACCCGCGGGCCGGGTGACGCCCCCCGGCTGGTCGCCCAAGCCCGTGAGGACGGGGTCACCTGTTTGGCCGTCGTCGGGGGCGACGGCACGCTCAACGAAGTCAGCCAGGCCTACGTCGACGCGGCCGGCAACCCCGTGCCCGGCCCCGAGCTCGCCCTCATCCCCGCCGGCACCGGCGGTGATTTCCGCAAGACCTTCGGCCTGGGCGACGGCATCGGCGAAGCGGTACGCCGGCTCCGCGACGCAAAGCCGCGGCCGCTCGACCTCGGCATCCTGGAGCTGGTCGCCGACGACGGCTCGCGGGTGGTGCGAGCGTTCCTCAACATCGCGAGCTTCGGCATCGGCGGCCTCACCGACCGAATCGTGAACTCGACGCCGAAGTGGATGGGCGGGCGCGCCGCCTTCTTCAGCGGCACCTTGCGGGCGATGCTCGCGTATCGCAACGCGCCGGTCCGAGTCCGCGTGGACGGAGAGGCCTTCCACGAGGGGCCCATCTTCAACGTCGCCGTGGCCAACGGGCGCTTCTTCGGCGGGGGCATGAAGATCGCGCCGGACGCCGACCCTTCGGACGGCCGCTTCGACGTGGTGGTGCTCGGCGATCTGGGGCGCGCAGAGACCGTGCTGCTCTCGTCGAAGATCTACCAGGGGCGGCACGGCGAGCACGAGAAGGTGCGCTTCACGCGGGGCGCGCTGGTGGAGGCGGAGCCGATCTCGAGCTCCCGCGAGGTGCTCATCGACATGGACGGCGAGACCCCCGGGCGGTTGCCGATCCGCGCCCGCGTCGCGGTAGGCGCCCTCACGATTCGGGCCTGACCGAGTCCGGCTCGTCCTCGTCCTCGTCCTCTGCCTCGTCTTCTTCCTCGAGCGGCGTGCTCGGCCGGCGGCGCAGGAAGACCACGGCGCCCGCGGCGAAGAGCAGGAAGCAGCCCCACTGCGCCGGGGTCAGACCGAGGTAGCGCGCGTCGGCGTTCGCGCCCTGCCGGATGCGCAAGAAGTCGAGTCCGAAACGGATGGGCGCGTACGCCATGCACATACTGCCCAGGTAGACGCCCCACGCTCGGGGCTTCCTCTGCAGGACGAGGAACGTGATCGCGAGCGGGATGGTGAGCACCATCTCGATCAGCCCGAGATCGAAGCGAGCGCCGTCGGGATAGCGCACGGCGAGCCACATCTGGCTCTCCATGCCGGGGTGATCGTGGGCTACCGTGCAGCCGAGGCGCCCGAACCACCACCCCACCGGGAAGCTGCTCGCGACGACGTCCGCGTAGCGGAGCGCGCGCTCCTGGTGGATCCGCCGCCAGATCAGCAAGCCGATGGTCGCGCCGGCGAAGCCGCCGAAGCTGCTCAGGCCTTCCCAGACTCGGATCAGCGAGAACGGGTCCGCCACGACTCGCTCGGGAAAGTAGAACAGCGTGTCGAACACGTGGCCGCCCAGGAAGCCGACGCCGCCCACCCACATGATGAAGCTCATCAGCTTGCGCTCGTCGAGCCCGCGCCGCCGGCCGTGACGCAGCGAGATCCACGCGCCGATGTAGACGCCGATGGCGACGAGCGTCCCGAACGGCTTGAACGAGAACGGCGCCGGCGGGAAGTTCCCGCCGAAGAAGCCCTTCGGGATCAGCTCCCAGTCCGGAAGCTGGATGAACGGGATCAGCGGCTCTAGGCTCATGGTTCACTCTGGCGCGCGGGCTCGACCACGAGCTCGTCGTCGGACTCCGGGGTCGGCGCAGCCAGCATGCGCACGCGCACGCCCCGGCACTCGCGCGCGAGGATCACCGGGCTCACCGCCTCGCGCTGGCAAGACGATGCGGCGAAGTCGGCGGCGAGCGCGGACTCCACGACCTGCACGGCGCGGGAGATGGCCTCGGTGCGGGCCTGCGCGTCACCGGCGCGCACTGGTCGCCGGTCGGTGGCCTCGTAGAGCCGACTCCACAGCTCGGGACCCGAGAGGCGCGCGCGGACGACGTTGCCGCGGTACAAGCTGAGCTCGACGTCGAACAGGACCTTGCGCGGGCTCAGCCGCTTTCCATCCGGGATCGCGTAGGGGAGCGACACGGACTTCAGGCAGCGCTCGTCGGCGCAGCGCGCCGGGGGCTCGAGCACCCGGTAGTGGTGGATGGTCTCGTGCGGCAGCTCGCTGGTGGGCTTGCCGAAGCTGGGGATGGACCCGAGCCGGGTGGCCCAGTCGCTGACCTCGCGCACCACCTGCCGCCGCATGTCCTCGGCGTCGCCGAGCTTGGCCTCGACGCCCAGTGCCTCCTCGAGCAGCTCCGCGTCGCGCTGCCTCGCCATGCGATCCGCCTGCGCGAGCTCGGCGATGCGCTCCGCCGCCTGCTTGGCGTGCGGTCCCCGCGGCAAGGTCGCGAGGTAGGCTTCGAGGCCGGCGACGGACCTGGCGGAGCGCGCGTAGTACAGCGGCTCGGCGCGCTCGAACCAGCTCTTCACCTCCTGGCTCCAGCGCCCGTCCGGCACCTTCTCGAGGTACTCGTGGCTCGAGCTCAGCCGCGCCTCGCTGCTCTTCGCGGTGCGAGTCCGGCGGTAGAGCTCGTAGTCGACGGGATCCGCCGTCAGGCCCTGGGTCGCGGCGCCGCAACCAAAGCAGCAGAGCGCCAGCAAGAACCCCGCCTTCATCGGCTCTTCTCCGGGCAGAAGTTGCACTCGCTGGGCGTGCTCGGCGCAAAGTCGTCCACGTAGCTCGCGTAGTCGTCGCAGCTCGCGTGGCGCAAGGCGCGCAAGCAGACCTCACCGTCGTGGACGAGCGGGTAGCAGTCCTTGGGGAAGGCCGTGGCGATCGGGTATTCGTCGGTGCACGCCTTGGAGCACGCGCTCTCGTCGAACCCGCACTCGTCGCAGCGCGAGCAGTCGATGAGCTTCTTGTTGGCGAAGAAGGTCGGGGCGTCGAGCAGGTCCGGGCTCTGTCCGCAGCCGCCGATGTCCCCGGGTGTCGGCGCCATGCAGAACAGGAGCACGATCAGCGCCAAACCGAGCTTCTGCGCCGTCGCCGCGCGGGCACGGGGCGCGCTCACGGCAGCACCTCGAAGTCGATCAGCACGCCGAGCTGAAACGAGAGCATGGGGATCGCCGTCAGCGCCTCGTCCTGCGTCGCGGCGCCGTAGAACAGGTTCCCGACCAGCTCCGCCGTCAGGCCGAGCCCCGCGGTCAAGAAGTACGCGCCGCCGGCGGCGAGCTCATAGCCCAGGTTGGGGTCGGGCTCGAGCACCACGGGGAGCCCCGCCCGCGCGAACGTGACGAAGCGCGGCGGCAAGCGGTGGAGCAGGAGGTACGACGGCGTCAGCACTTGCTGCGGAACGCCCTGCATCGCGACGGAGAAGTGCACGCTGCCGCCGTGCTGGAAGCCGTCGGGATCGCCGGACGCGGCGCCGAGCGATACGTCGAGGTAGGTGGCACTGAGTGACAGCGACTCGGCGTCCTCGCCGAGCGGGGTCGCGAGCCGGTACGGGTTGTTGAAGCGGATGCCGCGACCGACCGCGACGGCCCCGAGCAGGTGCAGGTAGCCGCCTTCCACGGGGCGGAGCACCGCCGGCAGCTCTTCCTCCGGCGCCTCCTCTGCCCGAGCCGGGGCGCTCAGCGCGAGCGCCGTCACGACGAGCGCGAGCCGTTCAAGCGCACGCGTGCTCGACGTCGTCGACGCTCCGCGGCACGTCGCTGGTGAGGACGCTGGGGCCCTCCGGCGTGACCCACACGTCGTCTTCGATGCGGACGCCAATCCCGCGGTACTGTTCCGGTGCTCCCTCGGCATTT contains:
- the mreC gene encoding rod shape-determining protein MreC; the encoded protein is MSSFRRYRDIIIVVLLLAVPFFFLRASIRRPEEMSVVDRTIMRVAAPLEYVSAALARGISSLFGDYVYLVDVKKDNDKLAYENARLRAEVRELKSAEAENVRMRRLLNLRETISAETVSAVVIGKDTTEFFRVAHVTLDNPGVQVKPGMPVLSFDGTVGTVLRVAGDKVDVELTVDAGFGVDVVVERTGARGFVRGVGDRSRYGVRVEYVQRSDEVDVGDVLLTSGVGCRFPKGVPVARVNKVIKRDFGMYQTVEAEPTVDFSRLEEVLVVLSDSKDCEAKGGGAQRRPRAKL
- a CDS encoding rod shape-determining protein, whose translation is MIFDWLYGLFSNDLAIDLGTATTLIYVKGKGIVSCEPSVVAVQRDARGDKKVLAVGREAKEMLGRTPGNIQAIRPLRDGVIADFEITEAMLRYFIARAHNRRTLVKPRIIICVPFGITEVEKRAVKESAESAGAREVYLIEEPMAAAIGAGLPITEPSGNMVVDIGGGTTEVAVISLAGIVYSQSVRVGGDKMDEAIVAYMKRKYNLAIGEQSAERIKITIGNAYPLDQQLTMEVKGRDMVAGIPKTVVVNSDEIREALAEPINAIVEAVLVALERTPPELAADIVDKGVVLTGGGALLKNIDVLLRDETGLPVMVADDPISAVVLGSGKTLDHIELLKEVTIG
- a CDS encoding prolipoprotein diacylglyceryl transferase, translating into MSLEPLIPFIQLPDWELIPKGFFGGNFPPAPFSFKPFGTLVAIGVYIGAWISLRHGRRRGLDERKLMSFIMWVGGVGFLGGHVFDTLFYFPERVVADPFSLIRVWEGLSSFGGFAGATIGLLIWRRIHQERALRYADVVASSFPVGWWFGRLGCTVAHDHPGMESQMWLAVRYPDGARFDLGLIEMVLTIPLAITFLVLQRKPRAWGVYLGSMCMAYAPIRFGLDFLRIRQGANADARYLGLTPAQWGCFLLFAAGAVVFLRRRPSTPLEEEDEAEDEDEDEPDSVRPES
- a CDS encoding diacylglycerol kinase family lipid kinase; amino-acid sequence: MKLRILVNPKAGAGVAARKIPEISRALERAELPHDVGETRGPGDAPRLVAQAREDGVTCLAVVGGDGTLNEVSQAYVDAAGNPVPGPELALIPAGTGGDFRKTFGLGDGIGEAVRRLRDAKPRPLDLGILELVADDGSRVVRAFLNIASFGIGGLTDRIVNSTPKWMGGRAAFFSGTLRAMLAYRNAPVRVRVDGEAFHEGPIFNVAVANGRFFGGGMKIAPDADPSDGRFDVVVLGDLGRAETVLLSSKIYQGRHGEHEKVRFTRGALVEAEPISSSREVLIDMDGETPGRLPIRARVAVGALTIRA